ATAACCCATAGAAAAAGAAGAAGATATGACTGGGCAAAAAGCCGAGATGAGTGATAAAAAGTATAAACCCATCACTGATTATTTTTGTGAAATACATTTTTTGTAATCTCCTTGATAAAAAGTTCAAAATCGCCACGATGGAAGGCCTCTATAGCCACTTGAAGGTCTCTCTCTGTGGCTGCCTTATAAACGTGTTCTGCCTTTTTATAAGAGCTTAAAGAAGGGTATCTTGAAGCAATTTTTTGAAGATATTTAATGCGTTCAGATATTAAGGACAACAATCTCTTAATTGAATCTTCAAACTCTGACATTCCTGCCCGCAGATGAAAGAGTTTTTTCCATAAAGGGTCTAAAATCAAAATACATTCCAAGAATTTTGCAATAATATTTGTACAATTCTTCCTTAGAAAGATAAAAAACTGGCATACCGGTAGTAACAACAATATAACTGAAAAAGAGAGAAGCCCTGTTCAGGGCTTTTATATCAATCTTTTTGTGAAGGGCCTTTTCAAGCCTTAAGGCAATCACCTCCATTATGCCGATTGCCTCTAAGGTCTTTTTTTTATAAAAGTCCTCATCAAAGAGAACAGCAAGGTCTATATCACTTTTGGGAGTTGACCTTCCTTTTGAATAGGAACCGTATAGATAAATTAACCTGACGGGAAATCCCCTGCTCCTGATCTCCTTGTTTAGCATTTCTTTAAGTTTATCAATCAGCTCCATGACTTATTTTAACAAAATATCTCCTAACTTGTTAAAATTAACTATGGCTAAGGTCCTCTGGCTTACAGGACTTCCTGGAAGTGGAAAGAGCACTATAGCAGATGCCTTTCTTAAGGGACATCCTGAATGGATTCTGCTTCGTATGGACGAATTAAGGAAATTTATTACACCTGAGCCAACCTATTCAGAAGAAGAAAGGGAATTGCTCTACAGGGCTATTGTCTATATGGCAAGGGAGTTTTACAGAAAGGGCATGAGTGTACTAATTGATGCAACTGCAAACAGACGCAGATGGCGGGAACTTGCAAGGAAGGAGATAGAGAATTTTATAGAGGTCTATCTCAGATGCCCTCTTGAGCTATGTATTGAAAGGGAATCAAAGAGAAAGGACCTCCATGGTGCACCTGAGGATATTTATAAAAAAGGCAGGGCTGGCTGGCCAGTACCAGGAGTAACAGTTCCCTATGAAGAACCACTTAAGCCAGAGCTTATAATAGATACAGAAAAGACCTCACCTGAAGAGGCAGTTGCTTTAATCGAAAAAATTATAGTTTAAATTTTAAACTTGAACTTTTGATAATTTTTTATTTCTTAGTAATTAACTTGCCGTTACAAGAAAAGCAGTAAATATAGTCAAAAAGGAGACGAGAGAGTGATTAATCTTAACAATATTCCTCTTAGGCTAAAGGACATAGGGAAATTTTAAACCTGAAAATGGGGATGTTTTTGCAGTTTATGAAGATGGGATATTAGCTAAAAATATTAAAAAGGCGTTGTACGAAATAGAAAAGT
The sequence above is drawn from the Thermodesulfovibrionales bacterium genome and encodes:
- a CDS encoding adenylyl-sulfate kinase yields the protein MAKVLWLTGLPGSGKSTIADAFLKGHPEWILLRMDELRKFITPEPTYSEEERELLYRAIVYMAREFYRKGMSVLIDATANRRRWRELARKEIENFIEVYLRCPLELCIERESKRKDLHGAPEDIYKKGRAGWPVPGVTVPYEEPLKPELIIDTEKTSPEEAVALIEKIIV
- a CDS encoding nucleotidyltransferase domain-containing protein — translated: MELIDKLKEMLNKEIRSRGFPVRLIYLYGSYSKGRSTPKSDIDLAVLFDEDFYKKKTLEAIGIMEVIALRLEKALHKKIDIKALNRASLFFSYIVVTTGMPVFYLSKEELYKYYCKILGMYFDFRPFMEKTLSSAGRNVRV